The following coding sequences are from one uncultured Cohaesibacter sp. window:
- a CDS encoding copper chaperone PCu(A)C: MRYILVILMILTMPFGVWAQEHDAHSDHVSELKGFRVVHAWTRATSEKTALIFMELENESSETIVISGGDSEIASSGKLVGFTLKNGMDSWQDISTLPIQAHKELHFEPHGAALMLAGLTKPLKEGEMFEIHLDTSLGELEVHVEIENAQATHHSHAGHNH, encoded by the coding sequence ATGCGTTATATCCTGGTAATTCTGATGATTTTGACGATGCCGTTTGGCGTTTGGGCCCAAGAGCACGACGCTCATTCTGATCACGTTTCAGAGCTCAAAGGATTTCGTGTTGTTCATGCATGGACCAGAGCAACCTCGGAAAAAACCGCGCTGATCTTTATGGAGCTTGAAAATGAAAGCTCTGAAACCATCGTCATTTCTGGCGGAGATAGTGAGATTGCCTCTTCTGGAAAGCTGGTCGGTTTCACATTGAAAAACGGTATGGATAGCTGGCAAGATATTTCAACCCTGCCCATACAAGCGCATAAAGAGCTTCATTTCGAACCGCATGGTGCCGCGCTTATGCTTGCCGGTCTGACAAAGCCGCTAAAAGAGGGCGAAATGTTCGAAATTCATCTCGATACGAGCCTTGGGGAACTGGAGGTTCATGTCGAAATTGAAAATGCGCAGGCGACCCACCATAGCCATGCCGGACACAACCATTGA
- the ugpC gene encoding sn-glycerol-3-phosphate ABC transporter ATP-binding protein UgpC, translating to MAKVVLKDIHKSFGHVEVIKGVDITIEDGEFVVFVGPSGCGKSTLLRMIAGLEDITSGTLEIGGKVVNDEQPKERGIAMVFQSYAIFPHMSVRENMAFGLTIAGASKEEKERKVAEAARILQMENLLDRRPSQLSGGQRQRVAIGRAITRKPSVFLFDEPLSNLDAALRMDMRMEIGQLHNQLDATMIYVTHDQVEAMTLADKIVVLKDGKVMQVGAPMELYHEPANKFVAGFLGAPSMNFIDVDIHELDAEAATVGNTSIEPIRVKTRGRSFAKGGKAILGIRPQYLKRANNALGQLHGSVTLSERLGTETVVELALGDGGKMIASFDEDIVLPPSEMINLTFDPSQAHLFLPE from the coding sequence ATGGCAAAGGTGGTACTTAAAGACATTCACAAATCCTTCGGGCATGTCGAGGTTATCAAGGGCGTGGACATCACTATTGAAGATGGTGAATTCGTCGTTTTTGTCGGTCCGTCCGGATGTGGCAAATCAACCTTGCTACGCATGATTGCCGGGCTTGAAGACATCACGTCAGGCACGCTCGAAATCGGCGGTAAAGTGGTTAATGATGAGCAGCCCAAAGAGCGAGGGATTGCGATGGTGTTTCAGAGTTACGCCATTTTCCCGCACATGTCTGTAAGAGAGAATATGGCTTTCGGGCTGACCATCGCGGGTGCCTCCAAAGAGGAAAAAGAGCGCAAGGTGGCCGAGGCAGCGCGAATCTTACAGATGGAAAACCTTCTGGATCGCAGGCCGAGTCAGCTTTCTGGCGGGCAACGTCAGCGCGTAGCAATCGGACGAGCCATCACCCGTAAACCATCTGTTTTCCTGTTTGATGAACCTCTATCCAATCTGGATGCCGCCTTGCGCATGGATATGCGCATGGAGATCGGCCAGCTTCATAATCAACTTGATGCAACAATGATCTATGTGACCCACGATCAGGTAGAAGCCATGACATTGGCGGATAAAATCGTTGTGTTGAAAGATGGCAAGGTGATGCAGGTCGGCGCTCCGATGGAGCTCTACCACGAGCCGGCCAACAAGTTTGTTGCTGGCTTCCTTGGTGCTCCATCAATGAATTTTATAGACGTTGACATTCATGAACTGGACGCGGAAGCAGCGACAGTCGGGAATACTTCCATAGAACCAATTCGGGTAAAGACTAGAGGTCGTTCTTTTGCCAAAGGAGGCAAAGCGATATTAGGAATTCGGCCTCAATACCTCAAGCGTGCAAACAATGCGTTGGGGCAACTGCATGGAAGTGTCACATTATCAGAACGCTTGGGAACAGAGACTGTCGTTGAACTTGCGTTAGGCGATGGGGGCAAGATGATCGCTTCCTTTGATGAGGACATTGTTCTGCCACCAAGTGAGATGATAAATCTCACATTCGACCCATCTCAGGCCCATTTATTCCTTCCTGAATAA
- a CDS encoding carbohydrate ABC transporter permease, whose translation MALVSEQNRGLRLLSRYLVLAVVALVFMFPLVFMVVSSLKPDSQLLADTSSFKAFLPVGNISLDNYFAAFRRAPIGQFMLNSMFVTFVTVIVSIAICSVAAFSFVFLNWTGRNILLSIILATLIIPFETIAVPLLLIVSRLPWVGFEGMEWGWLNTYRVQIIPWIVDALTVFLFVQYFKDLPRELIEAARVEGASWMSIYRRVVMPLSGPVLATAAILKSLKMYNEQYLWPLIVVQDEAHRPIMVGLGYFFQLDVAWGELMAYLTLISVPVLVFYLLMQRAFIASIASTGVKG comes from the coding sequence ATGGCTTTGGTCTCTGAACAAAATCGCGGTTTGCGTTTGTTGTCGCGCTATCTCGTTTTGGCCGTGGTTGCATTGGTATTTATGTTTCCACTGGTCTTCATGGTTGTCTCTTCCTTGAAGCCTGACAGTCAGCTGCTGGCAGATACCAGTTCCTTCAAGGCGTTCCTGCCAGTTGGTAATATTAGTCTCGATAACTATTTTGCTGCTTTCAGAAGGGCGCCTATTGGTCAGTTCATGCTGAATTCGATGTTTGTAACGTTCGTTACGGTCATTGTATCGATTGCAATTTGCTCAGTCGCAGCCTTTTCATTCGTCTTCCTGAACTGGACTGGTCGCAACATCTTGCTCTCAATTATTCTGGCCACCCTGATCATCCCCTTCGAGACCATTGCTGTTCCTCTGCTACTCATTGTTTCTCGGTTGCCATGGGTTGGATTTGAAGGGATGGAATGGGGGTGGCTCAATACCTACCGAGTTCAGATCATTCCGTGGATCGTTGATGCGCTGACGGTTTTCCTGTTTGTACAGTATTTCAAGGATTTGCCAAGGGAGCTGATTGAAGCCGCTCGTGTTGAAGGGGCCAGCTGGATGTCGATCTACCGCCGGGTTGTCATGCCGCTGTCCGGACCCGTTTTGGCAACCGCAGCCATTCTGAAGTCTCTCAAGATGTATAACGAGCAATATCTCTGGCCTCTGATTGTGGTGCAGGATGAAGCGCATAGGCCGATCATGGTGGGGCTGGGCTATTTCTTCCAGCTTGACGTGGCATGGGGTGAACTCATGGCCTATCTGACGCTGATTTCCGTTCCGGTGCTCGTCTTCTATCTTCTCATGCAAAGGGCGTTTATTGCCTCAATAGCTTCAACCGGCGTTAAAGGATAA
- a CDS encoding sugar ABC transporter permease yields the protein MASKLTRSNGAGWAFAFPAFFLLVIFIILPFFFAFWFSLTNQRLISPNPTEFVGLQNYKNLLGVALVTLEPKRDANNQIVYDRDGEVSYPRVRTITRSADFPQYKGMREWFRWQSGDNAKVVVARDVVFMKALANTMLFVLIIVPLQGGGALGLALLINQKLRGINAFRTIYFMPVVISIVVISLLWRFIYDGDDGLLNNIFSALTFGAFAPVDWLGNKDTALGSIIVMSAWQAMGFHMVIWLSGLQTIPATLYEVAAIEGSSRWQTFRYVTWPGLRNTAVLVLIVITMQAFALFSQIDVMTKGGPLDSTQTLVFQAVQRGYGKQDISGGSVISVILFFIVLSISLVQRYLTRERR from the coding sequence TTGGCTTCGAAACTGACACGATCAAATGGCGCAGGATGGGCGTTTGCATTTCCCGCTTTTTTCCTTCTCGTCATTTTTATTATCTTGCCGTTTTTCTTCGCCTTTTGGTTTTCCTTGACCAATCAACGGTTGATCTCTCCCAATCCGACGGAATTTGTCGGCTTGCAGAATTACAAGAACCTGCTGGGAGTGGCTCTTGTTACTCTTGAGCCCAAACGCGATGCGAACAACCAGATTGTTTATGATCGTGACGGCGAGGTTTCTTATCCAAGGGTCCGTACCATTACCCGCAGCGCGGATTTTCCTCAGTATAAAGGCATGCGCGAATGGTTTCGTTGGCAGTCGGGAGACAATGCAAAAGTCGTTGTTGCCAGAGATGTGGTCTTCATGAAGGCTCTGGCCAATACCATGCTTTTTGTTCTGATCATCGTTCCCCTGCAAGGGGGAGGGGCGTTGGGATTGGCACTTTTGATCAACCAGAAGCTACGCGGAATAAATGCCTTCCGGACGATATATTTCATGCCGGTGGTCATATCGATTGTGGTGATATCCTTGTTGTGGCGATTTATCTATGACGGAGACGATGGATTGCTCAACAATATTTTCTCAGCTCTCACATTTGGTGCTTTCGCTCCGGTGGACTGGTTGGGTAACAAGGACACCGCGCTAGGGTCGATCATCGTGATGTCCGCGTGGCAAGCCATGGGGTTTCACATGGTTATCTGGCTTTCGGGACTGCAAACCATTCCTGCTACCCTTTATGAAGTGGCCGCAATCGAGGGCTCCTCTCGCTGGCAGACCTTCCGTTATGTTACGTGGCCGGGGCTCAGAAACACAGCCGTTCTGGTTTTGATTGTTATTACAATGCAGGCATTTGCCCTATTCTCACAGATTGATGTGATGACAAAGGGCGGGCCGCTTGATTCTACCCAAACCCTTGTTTTCCAAGCTGTCCAACGCGGCTATGGCAAGCAGGATATTTCTGGCGGGTCGGTTATCTCCGTGATCCTGTTCTTCATCGTGCTGTCTATCTCGCTGGTGCAGCGCTATCTGACGAGGGAGAGACGATAA
- a CDS encoding extracellular solute-binding protein — translation MKLTKATLAFLCASTLLSGAAYAQTDLSLWYHGAGNDVESKIINQIVKDFNASQSDWNVVLESFPQTSYNDSVVAAALAKNLPDIIDVDGPVMPNWAWSGYMQPLQIDEAKIEKFLPGTKGIWDGKLYSIGLWDAAIALYARKSTLDALGLRTPTLDKPWTKDEFMDAMKKAKESGKYKYALDLGMNDQGEWYPYAYSPFLQSFGGDIVDRSAYKTAEGALNGEAGLAFGEWWQSLFTQGYAAGTSESPADQQNGFIDGSFAFQWNGNWRAVATMAEVDDVVFLPAPDFGNGPKIGAGSWQFGVAASSKHPDGASAFIEFALQDKYLAAFSDGIGLIPSTATAAQMTKNYKDGGPLAVFYGLSNAQALVRPVTPGYVVQSKVFTKAMADLANGADVADTLDAAVDEINADIEKNNGYGH, via the coding sequence ATGAAACTGACGAAAGCAACACTTGCATTTCTATGTGCCTCGACGCTGCTGTCCGGGGCAGCTTATGCTCAGACCGATCTTTCTTTGTGGTATCACGGTGCTGGCAATGACGTCGAAAGCAAGATCATCAATCAGATTGTAAAAGACTTTAACGCCAGCCAGAGCGACTGGAACGTGGTTCTGGAGAGCTTCCCGCAAACGAGTTACAACGATTCCGTCGTCGCCGCAGCCCTTGCCAAAAACCTGCCGGACATTATTGATGTTGATGGCCCTGTGATGCCCAACTGGGCATGGTCAGGTTACATGCAACCGCTGCAGATAGATGAAGCGAAAATCGAGAAATTCCTGCCGGGCACCAAAGGGATCTGGGATGGAAAACTCTATTCCATCGGTTTGTGGGATGCTGCGATTGCTCTATATGCACGCAAATCCACGCTTGACGCGCTTGGTTTGAGAACTCCGACACTTGATAAGCCATGGACAAAAGACGAGTTCATGGATGCCATGAAAAAGGCCAAGGAGTCTGGCAAGTATAAATATGCCTTGGATCTTGGCATGAATGATCAGGGTGAATGGTATCCATATGCCTATTCTCCATTCCTTCAGAGTTTTGGCGGCGATATCGTTGATCGTTCAGCTTACAAAACCGCTGAAGGGGCTCTCAACGGAGAGGCTGGTCTTGCTTTTGGTGAATGGTGGCAGAGCCTGTTTACCCAAGGTTATGCAGCAGGAACCAGCGAGAGCCCGGCAGATCAGCAAAATGGTTTCATTGATGGCAGTTTCGCCTTCCAGTGGAATGGCAACTGGCGTGCTGTGGCCACTATGGCAGAAGTTGACGATGTGGTCTTTCTGCCAGCACCTGATTTCGGGAATGGACCAAAGATCGGGGCCGGTTCCTGGCAATTCGGTGTTGCTGCCTCGTCCAAGCATCCTGACGGCGCATCTGCCTTCATTGAATTCGCGCTGCAAGATAAATATCTGGCCGCCTTCTCAGATGGTATCGGGCTTATTCCCTCAACGGCGACTGCAGCCCAGATGACCAAAAACTACAAGGATGGCGGGCCGCTGGCCGTATTCTACGGATTGTCCAATGCGCAAGCGCTCGTTCGTCCCGTCACTCCTGGCTATGTCGTCCAGTCCAAGGTTTTCACAAAGGCTATGGCCGACCTTGCCAATGGGGCCGATGTTGCTGACACGCTTGATGCCGCCGTTGATGAGATCAACGCCGACATTGAGAAAAACAATGGCTATGGACATTGA
- a CDS encoding LacI family DNA-binding transcriptional regulator, with the protein MATIYDVAKEAGVSPKTVSRVLNGDAPVRQQTRDAIEAAINALGYVPSNAARMMRSNKSGLIGLITGAISHGLEPTEPEGLPDLFIVQGIQQMMVESGKTLMIADTNSVVGRVPQLIRTFLQHRVEGLIYVADHHKKVELPPIPQECPIVLANCFDEIGHPSVLPDDRTGQKELVAKLIENGHRRIGYLTLDNALVATGLRTKGYLDALAEANIHYDENLVMMGYREGQKDSQLLVQTVEHLLSLDQPPTVICCGNDEMALRLYGILRSRGVQIPDDISVAGYDNYRVIAETLFPPLTTVELPYFKLGQVAAEHLFKLISGQEEVPESPGLLQGPVCWRDSVVAPKLASN; encoded by the coding sequence ATGGCGACGATTTACGATGTAGCCAAAGAAGCGGGCGTATCGCCCAAGACAGTATCGCGAGTGCTGAATGGTGATGCGCCAGTAAGGCAACAAACACGAGATGCTATAGAGGCTGCTATTAATGCGTTGGGATATGTTCCATCCAACGCAGCGAGGATGATGCGGTCCAATAAATCCGGTTTGATCGGATTGATCACAGGTGCAATTTCTCATGGTTTGGAGCCAACCGAGCCAGAAGGGCTGCCGGACTTATTCATCGTACAGGGCATCCAGCAGATGATGGTTGAAAGCGGCAAAACGCTAATGATTGCCGACACCAACAGCGTTGTTGGACGAGTGCCACAGCTCATTAGAACGTTTTTGCAGCATCGCGTAGAGGGACTCATTTATGTAGCCGATCACCACAAGAAGGTCGAGTTGCCGCCAATTCCCCAAGAATGCCCCATCGTTTTAGCCAACTGTTTTGATGAGATTGGCCATCCCTCAGTTCTACCAGACGACCGCACTGGGCAAAAAGAGTTGGTTGCAAAGCTAATTGAAAACGGACATCGCAGGATCGGATACCTGACGTTGGATAATGCATTGGTCGCAACGGGGCTGCGCACAAAGGGTTATCTGGACGCTCTCGCTGAGGCGAACATCCATTACGATGAAAATCTTGTCATGATGGGCTATAGGGAAGGGCAAAAGGATAGCCAGTTGCTCGTGCAAACTGTTGAACACCTGCTATCTCTTGATCAGCCCCCCACTGTCATTTGCTGCGGTAATGATGAAATGGCTCTGCGCCTCTATGGCATTCTGCGTTCGCGTGGGGTTCAGATTCCTGACGATATTTCCGTTGCCGGATATGACAATTACCGCGTGATTGCCGAAACACTTTTTCCACCGCTGACCACCGTTGAGCTGCCGTATTTCAAGCTCGGGCAGGTGGCTGCGGAGCATTTGTTCAAATTGATTTCAGGTCAAGAGGAAGTTCCTGAAAGTCCCGGGCTCTTGCAAGGGCCCGTTTGTTGGCGGGATTCGGTGGTCGCTCCGAAGCTCGCAAGTAACTAA
- a CDS encoding DUF930 domain-containing protein — protein sequence MAKKLLLPIGLLLSLAATSANAASLSGKAVATIEEMMPDEQLVQRCDMETLEKLDAERVLPYAFEPLKYGDHKIIAKGAAYRRGGKWYRLQFECTTSPDHLTVEAFRFTKGEIVPRDEWDSYNLFP from the coding sequence ATGGCAAAAAAACTTCTCCTTCCTATCGGTCTGCTCCTGTCTCTGGCAGCCACAAGCGCAAATGCGGCCTCTTTGAGTGGCAAAGCGGTGGCAACAATCGAAGAAATGATGCCGGATGAACAGCTCGTTCAGCGTTGCGATATGGAAACCCTTGAAAAGCTGGATGCCGAGCGCGTGCTTCCCTATGCTTTCGAGCCGTTGAAATATGGAGATCACAAAATCATCGCCAAGGGTGCGGCTTATCGGCGGGGAGGCAAGTGGTATCGTTTGCAATTCGAATGCACAACCAGCCCAGATCATCTTACCGTCGAAGCCTTCCGTTTCACCAAAGGCGAAATCGTGCCACGGGATGAATGGGACAGCTACAACCTGTTTCCGTGA
- a CDS encoding LysR substrate-binding domain-containing protein, protein MDIHQLRLFLAIYEKGSLSAAADSCRIAVSAVSQHMANLETEMGTPLFARMPRGMKPTAAGHRLATHARTVLEAVAAAKQDIRSLSGEVEGKVSVGMANSVISVIGGAFLKEMRDDYPLVQISLEAGVLSDHVAQQLKRKMDIALVFNPAPDAEMACTPILQEQLFCIGDSRFLGTEDKPIALEEILALPLILPHQGETMRALVGQSKLLRRLERDAPYQLNSVQGIREALFAGLGVTIASPQLIAHDRRAEGTRMRRITSPALSRTLCICEDKTRPSTAAREACRAMLHTLLDRYRGSESWPNSGKIDH, encoded by the coding sequence ATGGATATCCATCAACTCCGCCTCTTTCTTGCCATTTACGAAAAGGGCAGCCTGTCGGCCGCAGCTGACAGTTGTCGCATTGCCGTGTCTGCGGTCAGTCAGCATATGGCCAATCTGGAAACAGAAATGGGCACGCCCCTGTTTGCGCGCATGCCCAGAGGCATGAAACCAACGGCGGCGGGACATCGTCTGGCTACGCATGCCCGCACCGTGCTTGAGGCGGTTGCTGCGGCCAAGCAAGACATTCGCAGCCTGTCCGGAGAGGTCGAGGGTAAGGTATCCGTTGGCATGGCGAACAGCGTTATCAGCGTCATCGGCGGCGCATTCCTCAAAGAGATGCGAGATGACTATCCCCTCGTGCAAATCTCTCTGGAGGCTGGGGTTTTGAGCGATCATGTAGCCCAACAGTTGAAGCGGAAGATGGACATTGCTCTGGTTTTCAATCCTGCGCCTGACGCAGAGATGGCGTGCACCCCCATTTTGCAGGAGCAGCTATTCTGCATCGGAGATTCCCGATTTCTGGGGACTGAAGATAAACCGATCGCACTGGAAGAGATATTGGCCCTTCCCCTCATCTTGCCGCATCAGGGCGAAACCATGCGCGCCCTCGTCGGACAATCCAAACTGCTTCGCCGGCTCGAGCGGGACGCTCCCTATCAGCTCAATTCGGTGCAAGGCATCAGGGAAGCGCTCTTCGCTGGCTTGGGTGTAACCATCGCATCACCGCAGCTCATCGCACATGACCGCCGTGCAGAAGGAACCCGGATGCGGCGGATCACCTCTCCTGCGCTGTCCCGAACGCTCTGTATCTGTGAAGACAAAACCCGCCCTTCAACGGCGGCGAGAGAGGCTTGTCGAGCCATGTTGCACACTCTGTTAGACAGATATCGGGGAAGCGAAAGCTGGCCCAACAGTGGAAAAATCGACCATTGA